The Flavobacterium faecale genome has a segment encoding these proteins:
- the mdh gene encoding malate dehydrogenase, protein MKVSIIGAGNVGATCADVISYRGIASEVVLLDIKEGFAEGKALDIMQCATNTGFNTNVSGVTNDYSKTANSNVVVVTSGIPRKPGMTREELIGINAGIVKSVVQNVLEFSPNAIFVIVSNPMDTMTYLTLKATGLPKNRVIGMGGALDSSRFRTYLSLALAKPVNDVSAMVIGGHGDTTMIPLTRLASYNGIPVTQFLSDDVLTKVAADTMVGGATLTGLLGTSAWYAPGASVAFLVDSILNNQRKMIACSVYVEGEYGQSDICIGVPCIIGENGVEEILDIKLNDTEKALFAKSADAVRQMNDALKDILS, encoded by the coding sequence GATATTAAAGAAGGTTTTGCTGAAGGTAAAGCACTTGATATTATGCAATGCGCAACAAATACTGGTTTTAATACCAATGTTTCTGGTGTTACAAATGATTATTCAAAAACTGCTAACAGTAATGTAGTAGTGGTAACATCTGGAATTCCTAGAAAACCAGGTATGACTCGTGAAGAGTTGATAGGTATTAATGCAGGAATTGTAAAATCGGTTGTTCAAAATGTTTTGGAATTTTCACCAAATGCAATATTTGTGATTGTTTCAAATCCTATGGATACAATGACGTATCTAACATTAAAAGCTACGGGGTTACCAAAAAATCGAGTGATAGGTATGGGTGGAGCACTTGATAGTTCTCGATTTAGAACTTATTTGAGTTTAGCGCTTGCAAAACCAGTAAATGATGTTTCTGCGATGGTTATTGGAGGTCATGGTGATACAACTATGATTCCGTTGACACGCTTAGCATCTTACAATGGTATTCCTGTAACGCAATTTTTATCTGATGATGTATTGACGAAAGTTGCTGCAGACACTATGGTAGGAGGAGCAACTTTGACAGGTTTACTTGGAACTTCAGCTTGGTATGCACCAGGTGCTTCGGTAGCCTTTTTGGTGGACAGTATCTTGAATAACCAACGTAAAATGATTGCTTGTTCTGTTTATGTGGAAGGAGAATACGGTCAGTCTGATATTTGTATTGGCGTACCTTGTATTATAGGTGAGAACGGGGTAGAAGAAATCTTGGATATTAAATTAAACGACACTGAAAAAGCTTTGTTTGCGAAGAGTGCAGATGCTGTAAGGCAGATGAATGACGCTTTAAAAGACATTTTGAGTTAG